The Streptomyces sp. NBC_00344 genome includes a window with the following:
- a CDS encoding RDD family protein codes for MSFGDPNNPYGQPQGQPQQPPQPGYGYPQQAPQGVPPQQGMPPQPGYGYPQAPPVQPYGGGYPQQPGYGGMPEFAGWWRRFGALLLDGLIIGVPYSIIVGIGGSVGGGAGSAIAIVGILFGIGLGLFKLYKEGTTGQFIGKKALGISLLREADGQTLGFGMAFVRYLAHFVDSIACYLGWLWPAWDAKKQTFADKICSTVVVKVG; via the coding sequence ATGAGCTTCGGCGACCCGAACAACCCCTACGGCCAGCCGCAGGGTCAGCCCCAGCAGCCGCCGCAGCCCGGCTACGGCTACCCGCAGCAGGCGCCACAGGGCGTCCCGCCGCAGCAGGGCATGCCGCCGCAGCCCGGCTACGGCTACCCGCAGGCACCGCCGGTCCAGCCCTACGGCGGCGGCTACCCGCAGCAGCCCGGCTACGGCGGCATGCCGGAGTTCGCCGGCTGGTGGAGGAGGTTCGGCGCCCTGCTCCTCGACGGTCTGATCATTGGCGTCCCCTACAGCATCATCGTCGGCATCGGCGGCTCCGTGGGCGGCGGCGCCGGTTCTGCCATCGCCATAGTCGGCATCCTCTTCGGCATCGGGCTGGGGCTCTTCAAGCTCTACAAGGAGGGCACCACCGGCCAGTTCATCGGCAAGAAGGCCCTCGGTATCAGCCTGCTGCGCGAGGCCGACGGCCAGACCCTGGGCTTCGGCATGGCGTTCGTCCGCTACCTCGCCCACTTCGTGGACAGCATCGCCTGCTACCTGGGCTGGCTGTGGCCGGCCTGGGACGCCAAGAAGCAGACGTTCGCGGACAAGATCTGCTCCACCGTGGTCGTCAAGGTCGGCTGA
- a CDS encoding bifunctional methylenetetrahydrofolate dehydrogenase/methenyltetrahydrofolate cyclohydrolase: protein MTAQILDGKATAAAIKSDLTARVAALKEKGIIPGLGTLLVGDDPGSRWYVNGKHRDCAEVGMGSIQRELPGTATQEEIEAVVRELNDDPECTGYIVQLPLPKGIDTNRVLELMDPAKDADGLHPTSLGKLVLNETAPLPCTPQGIIQLLRHHGVEINGAHVVVVGRGITVGRSIPLLLTRKSENATVTQCHTGTRDLSAQLKQADIVVAAAGVPHIIKPEDVKPGAAVLDVGVSRDENGKIVGDVHPGVADVAAWISPNPGGVGPMTRAQLLVNVVEAAERSAG, encoded by the coding sequence ATGACAGCCCAGATTCTCGATGGCAAGGCCACCGCGGCCGCGATCAAGTCCGATCTGACCGCCCGCGTGGCGGCCCTCAAGGAGAAGGGGATCATCCCCGGTCTCGGCACCCTGCTGGTCGGTGACGACCCGGGCAGCCGGTGGTACGTCAACGGCAAGCACCGCGACTGTGCCGAGGTCGGCATGGGATCCATCCAGCGCGAACTCCCCGGCACTGCCACCCAGGAGGAGATCGAGGCGGTCGTCAGGGAGCTCAACGACGACCCGGAGTGCACCGGATACATCGTCCAGCTGCCGCTGCCCAAGGGCATCGACACCAACCGTGTCCTGGAACTCATGGACCCGGCCAAGGACGCCGACGGCCTGCACCCGACCAGCCTCGGCAAGCTGGTGCTCAACGAGACGGCCCCGCTGCCCTGCACCCCGCAGGGCATCATCCAGCTGCTCCGCCACCACGGTGTGGAGATCAACGGGGCGCATGTCGTGGTCGTGGGCCGCGGCATCACCGTCGGCCGTTCGATCCCGCTGCTGCTGACGCGCAAGTCCGAGAACGCGACGGTCACCCAATGCCACACCGGAACCCGTGACCTGTCCGCGCAGCTCAAGCAGGCGGACATCGTCGTGGCGGCCGCCGGTGTGCCGCACATCATCAAGCCGGAGGACGTCAAGCCGGGGGCGGCTGTTCTGGATGTCGGCGTCAGCAGGGACGAGAACGGCAAGATCGTCGGCGACGTGCACCCCGGAGTCGCCGACGTGGCGGCGTGGATCTCCCCGAACCCCGGCGGAGTGGGCCCGATGACCCGCGCTCAGCTGCTGGTGAACGTGGTGGAGGCGGCTGAGCGCAGTGCCGGCTGA
- a CDS encoding malate dehydrogenase, whose amino-acid sequence MTRTPVNVTVTGAAGQIGYALLFRIASGHLLGSDVPVKLRLLEIPQGLKAAEGTAMELDDCAFPLLRGIEITDDPNVAFSGANVALLVGARPRTKGMERGDLLAANGGIFGPQGKAINDNAADDIKVLVVGNPANTNALIAQASAPDVPADRFTAMTRLDHNRAISQLSQKTGVAVSEIRRLTIWGNHSATQYPDIFHAEVAGKNAAETVNDEKWLADTFIPTVAKRGAAIIEARGASSAASAANAAIDHVHTWVNGTADGDWTSMGIPSDGSYGVPEGLISSFPVTTKDGAYEIVQGLEINDFSRARIDASVQELSEERDAVRELGLI is encoded by the coding sequence ATGACCCGCACTCCTGTGAATGTCACCGTCACCGGCGCGGCCGGCCAGATCGGCTACGCGCTGCTCTTCCGCATCGCCTCGGGCCACCTGCTCGGCTCGGACGTGCCGGTCAAACTGCGTCTCCTGGAGATCCCGCAGGGCCTGAAGGCCGCTGAGGGCACCGCGATGGAGCTCGACGACTGCGCCTTCCCGCTGCTGCGGGGCATCGAGATCACCGACGACCCAAACGTCGCCTTCTCCGGCGCCAATGTGGCGCTCCTGGTCGGTGCCCGCCCGCGTACCAAGGGCATGGAGCGCGGTGACCTGCTCGCCGCCAACGGCGGCATCTTCGGCCCGCAGGGCAAGGCCATCAACGACAACGCCGCGGACGACATCAAGGTCCTCGTCGTCGGCAACCCGGCCAACACCAACGCGCTCATCGCGCAGGCATCGGCCCCGGACGTACCGGCCGATCGCTTCACGGCGATGACCCGCCTGGACCACAACCGCGCGATCTCGCAGCTCTCGCAGAAGACCGGCGTCGCGGTCTCCGAGATCCGCCGCCTCACCATCTGGGGCAACCACTCCGCCACGCAGTACCCGGACATCTTCCACGCCGAGGTCGCGGGCAAGAACGCCGCCGAGACCGTCAACGACGAGAAGTGGCTGGCCGACACCTTCATCCCGACCGTCGCCAAGCGCGGTGCGGCGATCATCGAGGCGCGCGGCGCGTCGTCGGCCGCCTCGGCAGCCAACGCGGCCATCGACCACGTGCACACCTGGGTCAACGGCACCGCGGACGGCGACTGGACCTCGATGGGTATCCCGTCGGACGGCTCCTACGGTGTCCCCGAGGGCCTCATCTCCTCCTTCCCGGTCACCACGAAGGACGGCGCGTACGAGATCGTCCAGGGCCTGGAGATCAACGACTTCTCGCGTGCCCGCATCGACGCCTCGGTGCAGGAGCTCAGCGAGGAGCGCGACGCGGTGCGTGAGCTCGGCCTGATCTGA
- a CDS encoding glutathionylspermidine synthase family protein — protein sequence MKRHTTEPRPGWQRTVEEQGLIYPLTRYPDGSLRPYWDESAYYSFSLPEIEALEEVVEELHAMCLAAAAHIVENNRFAELGITDPRLAGLVGESWRRRAELPSVYARFDLRYDGDGPAKMLEYNADTPTSLVEAASPQWFWMEDRFPGADQWNSLHERLIAAWKRQAPLLPPGPLHFAHSHADELGEDLMTVAYLRETAQQAGIDTEALTVEQIGWDPLSGRFVDERMRFIRSCFKLYPWEWLTTDSFGPHVLDTLDNGGSTGSTCWIEPAWKMLLSNKALLAVLWELYPGHPNLLAAYLDGPRELAESKGYVSKPLLGREGAGVLLHEACSGAAGSTAARTDELCCYQELAPLPDFDGNRVVLGAWVVEDEAAGLGIRESAGPVTDEYARFLPHVIL from the coding sequence ATGAAGCGCCACACCACAGAACCCCGCCCCGGCTGGCAGCGGACAGTCGAGGAGCAGGGGCTGATATACCCGCTGACCCGCTATCCCGACGGCTCGCTCCGCCCGTACTGGGACGAGAGCGCGTACTACTCGTTCTCGCTTCCCGAGATCGAGGCGCTCGAGGAGGTCGTCGAGGAACTGCATGCCATGTGCCTCGCGGCGGCCGCTCATATCGTCGAGAACAACCGCTTCGCTGAGCTGGGGATCACCGATCCGCGGCTGGCCGGGCTGGTTGGCGAGTCGTGGCGCAGACGCGCCGAACTGCCGTCCGTGTACGCGCGGTTCGACCTCAGGTACGACGGTGACGGCCCCGCGAAGATGCTCGAGTACAACGCCGACACCCCCACCTCACTGGTGGAGGCGGCGAGCCCTCAGTGGTTCTGGATGGAGGACCGCTTCCCCGGTGCGGACCAGTGGAATTCGCTGCACGAGCGCCTGATCGCGGCCTGGAAGCGACAGGCTCCGCTGCTGCCACCGGGGCCGCTGCACTTCGCGCACTCCCACGCCGACGAGCTCGGCGAGGATCTGATGACGGTCGCCTATCTGCGGGAGACCGCCCAGCAGGCCGGAATCGACACCGAGGCACTGACGGTGGAACAGATCGGCTGGGACCCGCTGTCCGGGCGGTTCGTAGACGAACGGATGCGTTTCATCCGCAGCTGCTTCAAGCTCTACCCGTGGGAGTGGCTGACGACCGACAGCTTCGGGCCCCATGTCCTCGACACCCTCGACAACGGTGGCTCCACCGGCTCCACCTGCTGGATCGAGCCGGCCTGGAAGATGCTGCTCTCCAACAAGGCGCTGCTCGCCGTGCTGTGGGAGCTCTACCCGGGACATCCCAACCTGCTGGCCGCCTATCTGGACGGCCCGCGCGAACTCGCCGAGTCGAAGGGGTACGTCTCCAAGCCGCTGCTCGGCAGGGAGGGCGCCGGTGTGCTGCTCCACGAAGCGTGCTCCGGTGCGGCCGGCAGCACTGCGGCGCGGACCGACGAGCTCTGCTGCTACCAGGAGCTGGCCCCGCTGCCCGACTTCGACGGCAACCGTGTGGTGCTCGGTGCGTGGGTGGTCGAGGACGAGGCCGCGGGGCTCGGCATCAGGGAGTCGGCGGGGCCGGTCACGGACGAGTACGCCCGCTTCCTGCCCCACGTCATCCTGTAG
- a CDS encoding carboxymuconolactone decarboxylase family protein, with the protein MTTETKQDTNYAPEHAPRLQMATLAPEVYKAMVKLDAAARQGVDPTTLELVKIRASQLNHCAFCLDMHTKDALAAGESFERIVQLSGWEESRHFYTEKELAAIALAEAITVITDGFVPDEVYAQAAQHFDETELAHLIAAITVINAWNRFAVSTRMAPGHYTPGAFAHRS; encoded by the coding sequence ATGACGACAGAGACCAAGCAGGACACGAACTACGCCCCCGAGCACGCTCCCCGGCTCCAGATGGCCACGCTGGCCCCCGAGGTCTACAAGGCCATGGTGAAGCTGGACGCCGCGGCCCGCCAGGGCGTGGATCCGACCACCCTCGAGCTGGTGAAGATCCGCGCGTCGCAGCTCAACCACTGTGCGTTCTGCCTGGACATGCACACCAAGGACGCGCTCGCGGCGGGCGAGTCGTTCGAGCGGATCGTGCAGCTCAGCGGCTGGGAGGAGTCCAGGCACTTCTACACCGAGAAGGAGCTTGCGGCGATCGCGCTGGCCGAGGCGATCACGGTGATCACCGACGGATTCGTTCCCGACGAGGTGTACGCGCAGGCGGCCCAGCACTTCGATGAGACCGAGCTCGCCCATCTGATCGCCGCGATCACCGTGATCAATGCGTGGAACCGCTTCGCCGTCTCCACCCGGATGGCCCCGGGCCACTACACGCCGGGCGCCTTCGCCCACCGGAGCTGA
- the purN gene encoding phosphoribosylglycinamide formyltransferase, protein MRFIRTTAQVVSRKGPAVASPSSPARLVVLVSGSGTNLQALLDAIGDDPAAYGAEVVAVGADRDNIAGLERAHSAGLPTFVCKVKEYTDRDAWDTALTEATAAYRPDLVVSAGFMKIVGKEFLAAFGGRCVNTHPALLPAFPGAHGVRDALAYGARVTGCTVHFVDDGVDTGPIIAQGVVEIREQDDENALHERIKEVERKLLVDVVGRLSRDGYRIEGRKVQVGAHREYGHR, encoded by the coding sequence ATGCGATTCATTCGTACGACCGCACAAGTCGTATCCAGAAAGGGCCCCGCCGTGGCCTCCCCGTCCTCTCCCGCCCGCCTGGTCGTACTGGTCTCCGGTTCCGGAACCAATCTGCAGGCCCTGCTCGATGCCATCGGTGACGATCCGGCCGCCTACGGCGCCGAAGTCGTCGCGGTCGGAGCCGACCGCGACAACATCGCCGGTCTCGAGCGTGCCCACAGCGCCGGGCTTCCGACCTTCGTCTGCAAGGTGAAGGAGTACACGGACCGTGACGCCTGGGACACGGCGCTGACCGAGGCCACTGCCGCCTACCGGCCGGACCTGGTCGTCTCGGCCGGTTTCATGAAGATCGTGGGGAAGGAATTCCTCGCCGCGTTCGGTGGCCGCTGCGTCAACACCCACCCGGCCCTGCTGCCCGCTTTCCCCGGAGCCCACGGCGTACGCGACGCGCTCGCGTACGGCGCGCGGGTCACCGGCTGCACCGTCCACTTCGTCGACGACGGCGTCGACACCGGACCGATCATCGCGCAGGGCGTGGTCGAGATCCGTGAGCAGGACGACGAAAACGCTCTTCACGAGCGCATCAAGGAAGTCGAGCGAAAGCTGCTCGTCGATGTCGTGGGGCGTCTGTCCCGTGACGGCTACCGCATTGAGGGACGAAAGGTTCAGGTCGGTGCACACCGAGAATACGGACACCGTTAA
- the purH gene encoding bifunctional phosphoribosylaminoimidazolecarboxamide formyltransferase/IMP cyclohydrolase — MSWGVCPVTATALRDERFRSVHTENTDTVKPIRRALVSVYDKSGLEELALGLHEAGVTLVSTGSTAAKIAAAGVPVTKVEELTGFPECLDGRVKTLHPRVHAGILADLRLEDHRRQLDELGVEPFDLVVVNLYPFTQTVASGATDDECVEQIDIGGPSMVRAAAKNHPSVAVVTHPQRYADVLEAVRNGGFDLTARKRLAAEAFRHTAAYDVAVASWFAVEYAASDDSGFPEFLGATYERGNVLRYGENPHQGAALYLSGTGGLAQAEQLHGKEMSYNNYTDTDAARRAAYDHAEPCVAIIKHANPCGIAIGEDLAETHRRAHACDPVSAYGGVIAVNRPVTVALAEQIAEIFTEVLVAPDYEDGALEALARKKNLRVLRCPGAPSAAYEVKQIDGGALLQATDQLQAGGDDPASWTLASGDALAAGELAELAFAWKACRAVKSNAILLAKDGASVGVGMGQVNRVDSAKLAVERAGEERARGAYAASDAFFPFPDGFEILANAGVKAVVQPGGSIRDEQVVEAAGKAGVTMYFTGTRHFFH; from the coding sequence ATGTCGTGGGGCGTCTGTCCCGTGACGGCTACCGCATTGAGGGACGAAAGGTTCAGGTCGGTGCACACCGAGAATACGGACACCGTTAAGCCCATCCGCCGCGCGCTCGTCAGCGTCTACGACAAGTCCGGTCTGGAGGAGCTGGCCCTCGGACTGCACGAGGCGGGCGTCACGCTCGTCTCCACCGGATCCACCGCCGCCAAGATCGCGGCGGCCGGGGTGCCGGTCACCAAGGTCGAGGAGCTCACCGGCTTCCCCGAGTGCCTGGACGGCCGGGTCAAGACGCTGCACCCGCGGGTGCACGCCGGGATCCTCGCCGATCTGCGGCTGGAGGACCACCGTCGGCAGCTCGACGAGCTCGGCGTGGAGCCGTTCGACCTGGTCGTGGTGAACCTGTACCCGTTCACTCAGACCGTCGCATCCGGCGCCACCGACGACGAGTGCGTCGAGCAGATCGACATCGGCGGCCCCTCGATGGTCAGGGCCGCCGCGAAGAACCACCCGTCCGTCGCGGTCGTCACCCACCCGCAGCGGTACGCGGACGTCCTGGAGGCCGTACGGAACGGCGGATTCGACCTGACCGCCCGTAAGCGGCTGGCCGCTGAGGCATTCCGGCACACCGCCGCCTACGACGTGGCGGTGGCCAGCTGGTTCGCGGTCGAGTACGCGGCATCCGACGACAGCGGCTTCCCCGAGTTCCTGGGCGCCACCTATGAGCGCGGGAACGTGCTGCGCTACGGCGAGAACCCGCACCAGGGCGCGGCCCTGTACCTGTCCGGCACCGGCGGTCTCGCGCAGGCCGAGCAGCTGCACGGCAAGGAGATGTCCTACAACAACTACACGGACACCGACGCCGCCCGCCGGGCCGCGTACGACCACGCGGAGCCCTGCGTGGCGATCATCAAGCACGCCAACCCGTGCGGCATCGCGATCGGCGAGGACCTGGCCGAGACGCACCGCAGGGCGCACGCCTGCGACCCGGTCTCCGCCTACGGCGGCGTGATCGCCGTCAACCGCCCGGTCACCGTCGCACTCGCCGAGCAGATCGCGGAGATCTTCACCGAGGTCCTGGTCGCTCCGGACTACGAGGACGGTGCGCTCGAGGCGCTGGCCCGCAAGAAGAACCTGCGGGTGCTGCGCTGCCCCGGTGCCCCTTCGGCGGCGTACGAGGTCAAGCAGATCGACGGCGGTGCCCTGCTCCAGGCCACCGACCAGCTCCAGGCCGGGGGCGACGACCCGGCGAGCTGGACCCTGGCATCGGGCGACGCGCTGGCCGCCGGCGAACTCGCGGAGCTGGCCTTCGCGTGGAAGGCGTGCCGCGCTGTGAAGTCCAACGCGATCCTGCTGGCCAAGGACGGCGCGTCCGTCGGCGTCGGGATGGGCCAGGTCAACCGCGTCGACTCGGCGAAGCTCGCGGTGGAGCGTGCGGGCGAGGAGCGGGCGCGGGGCGCGTACGCCGCGTCCGACGCCTTCTTCCCGTTCCCCGACGGCTTCGAGATCCTGGCGAACGCCGGGGTCAAGGCCGTGGTGCAGCCGGGCGGTTCGATCCGTGACGAGCAGGTCGTGGAGGCCGCGGGCAAGGCAGGCGTGACGATGTACTTCACCGGCACCCGCCACTTCTTCCACTGA
- a CDS encoding DUF3017 domain-containing protein, translated as MPADPAGTGPGESGEPGAKGVVSAPGPEGEPVRTSRRFPRVTRDTARPEGGGRAAAGDAPAPARQWPLLTVLVLTGVGLLLVALDVTRVGLLVIGAALMAGAVMRWWVRSVGMLAVRSRFTDMLTYGVLGVVITLLALMVQPNPWLEIPFLEDLVHFTVR; from the coding sequence GTGCCGGCTGACCCCGCCGGGACCGGTCCCGGCGAGTCCGGCGAACCCGGGGCGAAGGGTGTCGTCAGCGCGCCGGGCCCCGAGGGCGAGCCGGTACGCACCAGCCGTCGTTTCCCCAGGGTCACCCGCGACACCGCCCGCCCCGAGGGCGGTGGCCGCGCCGCCGCGGGGGACGCCCCGGCGCCCGCCCGGCAGTGGCCCCTGCTGACGGTGCTGGTCCTGACCGGTGTGGGACTGCTGCTGGTCGCCCTGGACGTCACCCGGGTGGGCCTGCTGGTCATCGGCGCGGCCCTGATGGCAGGCGCGGTGATGCGCTGGTGGGTGCGCTCGGTGGGGATGCTGGCGGTGCGCTCCCGCTTCACCGACATGCTGACCTACGGGGTGCTCGGCGTGGTGATCACCCTGCTCGCGCTGATGGTGCAGCCGAACCCCTGGCTCGAGATCCCGTTCCTGGAGGATCTGGTGCACTTCACCGTGCGGTGA
- a CDS encoding isocitrate lyase/PEP mutase family protein produces the protein MTDFRRLHLGRAAGDPLVLPGPWDAASARVFADAGFPALATPSAGVAASLGYEDGSTPPDEMFAAVARIVRAVDVPVSADIEDGYGLPPKELVARLLDTGAVGCNLEDSSAGALKDPERHAAWLAEVRVAAGGGLFINARVDTYIRGVRDPAQAVGRARRYLAAGADCVYPIAAPPEQLPGLAAAIGAPLNAIVKPSGPSPRTLGELGATRVTFGPGLQRQAMERLRQDANTLM, from the coding sequence ATGACCGACTTCCGCCGTCTGCACCTCGGCCGCGCCGCCGGCGACCCGCTGGTCCTCCCCGGCCCCTGGGACGCCGCGAGCGCCCGGGTGTTCGCCGATGCCGGCTTCCCTGCCCTGGCCACGCCGAGCGCCGGGGTGGCGGCGTCCCTGGGCTACGAGGACGGTTCCACCCCGCCGGACGAGATGTTCGCCGCGGTCGCCCGTATCGTCCGGGCCGTGGACGTCCCCGTGTCCGCGGACATCGAGGACGGTTACGGTCTTCCGCCGAAGGAGCTGGTGGCCCGGTTGCTGGACACCGGGGCCGTCGGGTGCAATCTGGAGGACTCGTCGGCGGGCGCCCTCAAGGACCCCGAGCGGCACGCGGCATGGCTTGCGGAGGTCCGCGTGGCGGCCGGCGGCGGGCTCTTCATCAACGCCCGGGTGGACACGTACATCCGCGGTGTCCGCGATCCGGCGCAGGCCGTCGGCCGGGCCCGCCGGTATCTCGCCGCGGGGGCCGACTGCGTGTACCCGATCGCGGCCCCGCCGGAGCAGCTCCCCGGACTTGCGGCCGCGATCGGAGCACCGCTCAACGCGATCGTGAAGCCGTCCGGCCCTTCGCCGCGCACACTCGGCGAACTCGGCGCCACCCGCGTCACGTTCGGCCCGGGCCTGCAGAGACAGGCGATGGAGCGGCTGCGTCAGGACGCGAACACCTTGATGTAG
- the pdxR gene encoding MocR-like pyridoxine biosynthesis transcription factor PdxR yields MTDSWANFGVDLHLDLTGPGLRVGLTDALRKAVRTGRLSPGTRLPSSRTLAADLGMARNTVADAYAELVAEGWLTARQGSGTQVARRAAPRAAKRAVTPRRPVRLGPVHNLNPGTPDLASFPRTEWLKAARKALSAAPHEAFGYGDPRGRIELRTVLAEYLARARGVYADPDRIVVCSGFVHGLMLMGKVLRSRRVREVAVESYGLDVHWDLLTDAGLHTPALPFDELGSQTGALGREGAVLMTPAHQFPIGVPLSPDRRAAAVDWARGSGGLILEDDYDGEFRYDRQPVGALQGLDPERVVYFGTASKSLAPGLRLAWMVVPQDAVGEVLDAKGPHDLSSSPDQLTLAEFIASGAYDRHIRANRLRYRRRRDQLVAALAERAPDVRVHGIAAGLHAVLELPPGTEQSVVQAAAWQGLALEGVSRYRHVDAPAGRDALVVGYGTPPDSAYAAALDALCRVLP; encoded by the coding sequence ATGACGGATTCATGGGCCAATTTCGGCGTAGACCTGCACCTCGATCTGACCGGGCCCGGGCTCCGGGTGGGTCTCACCGACGCGCTTCGCAAGGCGGTGCGCACCGGACGGCTGTCTCCCGGCACCAGGCTGCCGTCCTCCAGGACCCTCGCGGCCGATCTGGGAATGGCCCGCAACACGGTCGCCGACGCGTACGCCGAACTGGTGGCCGAGGGGTGGCTGACCGCGCGGCAGGGTTCGGGCACCCAGGTGGCCCGGAGGGCCGCCCCGCGTGCCGCGAAGAGAGCCGTCACCCCCCGGCGGCCGGTGCGCCTCGGACCCGTCCACAACCTCAATCCGGGAACGCCCGACCTGGCGTCCTTCCCGCGTACGGAGTGGCTCAAGGCGGCCAGAAAGGCGCTGAGCGCCGCACCCCACGAGGCGTTCGGCTACGGCGACCCCCGCGGCAGGATCGAACTGCGGACCGTACTCGCCGAGTACCTGGCCCGGGCCCGGGGCGTGTACGCCGACCCGGACCGGATCGTCGTCTGTTCGGGCTTCGTGCACGGGCTGATGCTGATGGGGAAGGTGCTGCGGTCGAGGCGGGTGCGGGAGGTGGCGGTCGAGTCCTACGGCCTCGATGTGCACTGGGACCTGCTCACCGACGCGGGGCTGCACACCCCCGCACTGCCCTTCGACGAACTGGGCTCGCAGACCGGGGCGCTGGGGCGGGAGGGTGCGGTGCTGATGACACCCGCGCACCAGTTCCCGATCGGTGTACCGCTCAGCCCCGACCGGCGGGCTGCCGCCGTCGACTGGGCGCGCGGTTCGGGAGGGCTGATCCTGGAGGACGACTACGACGGGGAGTTCCGCTACGACCGCCAGCCGGTGGGTGCCCTCCAGGGCCTCGACCCCGAACGGGTCGTGTACTTCGGCACGGCGAGCAAATCCCTGGCCCCCGGCCTGCGGCTGGCCTGGATGGTGGTCCCGCAGGATGCGGTGGGCGAGGTGCTGGACGCGAAGGGGCCGCATGACCTGTCGAGTTCGCCGGACCAGCTGACGCTCGCCGAGTTCATCGCTTCCGGCGCGTACGACCGTCATATCCGCGCGAACAGGCTGCGCTACCGCCGCAGACGCGACCAGCTGGTGGCCGCGCTCGCCGAACGGGCCCCCGACGTCCGGGTGCACGGGATCGCAGCGGGACTGCATGCCGTCCTGGAACTTCCGCCGGGTACCGAGCAGTCTGTGGTGCAGGCGGCCGCATGGCAGGGGCTGGCTCTGGAGGGAGTGTCGCGCTACCGGCACGTGGACGCCCCCGCGGGTCGCGACGCACTGGTCGTCGGTTACGGCACCCCGCCGGACAGTGCCTACGCGGCGGCACTGGACGCCCTGTGCAGGGTGCTGCCGTGA
- a CDS encoding DUF3592 domain-containing protein, which produces MFYAVPAFIAMVALLIACRTVIATLRLRAAWRSGLTAEARCLRTYTTTSRDSDSGHRTTTLHHVYEFTPAGGQPVRFEESGGPGTRLEGDFVTVHYPADRPERATALPPSTAARSMLGALFVIVFCAVMVVFCVVFVTTYIKVFAS; this is translated from the coding sequence ATGTTCTATGCCGTACCCGCATTCATCGCCATGGTCGCGTTGCTCATCGCCTGCCGCACCGTGATCGCCACACTGCGCCTGCGCGCGGCCTGGCGCAGTGGGCTCACCGCCGAGGCCCGGTGCCTGCGGACGTACACCACGACCAGCCGCGACTCCGACTCGGGCCACCGCACGACGACTCTGCACCACGTGTACGAATTCACCCCGGCGGGCGGGCAGCCCGTCCGGTTCGAGGAGTCCGGCGGCCCCGGTACCCGGCTGGAAGGCGACTTCGTCACCGTCCACTACCCCGCTGACCGGCCGGAACGCGCCACCGCGCTTCCGCCGTCCACAGCGGCCCGCAGCATGCTCGGCGCGCTGTTCGTCATCGTCTTCTGCGCGGTGATGGTGGTGTTCTGCGTGGTGTTCGTGACGACCTACATCAAGGTGTTCGCGTCCTGA